A genome region from Microbacterium sp. CGR2 includes the following:
- a CDS encoding LysR family transcriptional regulator: MSWRPAVPSSKNVSRLDLNLLVSLDALLTERSVTRAAERLHLSQPALSASLSRLRVHFDDEILTRRGNSYELTPFAARLSEHTTTALEAARRVFDSQADWDPSTSTREFSIFGSDYGFATVAQRVSAIAARQAPEVRFRFMLHSPAIVEDAAVRLRSADGMLIPHGHISELPHLDLWRDDWAAIVATENPDVGESLSLEQAAGLPWVLTYRSRFAFTSAARQLEQLGVEPHVEAVVESFLAMPLFIAGTRRVGMVQRALLPIAMRAAAVREVQMPFEATPLVSALWWHPVHARDPEHVWMRSVFEQAGAELSESLNG, encoded by the coding sequence ATGAGCTGGAGGCCCGCCGTGCCGAGTTCCAAGAACGTGTCGCGCCTCGACCTCAATCTGCTCGTCTCTCTCGACGCGCTCCTCACCGAGCGAAGCGTGACGCGGGCAGCAGAACGACTTCACCTCAGCCAGCCGGCGCTCAGCGCATCGCTCTCTCGACTTCGAGTGCATTTCGACGACGAGATCCTCACACGGCGTGGCAACAGCTATGAGCTCACGCCTTTCGCCGCGCGTCTGAGCGAGCACACGACGACGGCGCTCGAGGCTGCCAGACGAGTCTTCGACAGCCAGGCGGACTGGGACCCGTCGACGTCGACGCGGGAGTTCTCGATCTTCGGCTCGGACTACGGTTTCGCGACCGTCGCGCAGCGTGTGTCCGCTATCGCGGCACGGCAGGCTCCCGAGGTCAGATTCCGATTCATGCTGCACAGCCCGGCGATCGTGGAAGACGCCGCCGTGCGCCTGCGGTCGGCCGACGGCATGCTGATCCCGCATGGTCACATCTCGGAACTGCCGCACCTGGATCTGTGGCGCGACGACTGGGCGGCGATCGTGGCCACCGAGAATCCCGACGTAGGGGAGTCGCTCAGCCTCGAACAGGCTGCGGGACTGCCGTGGGTGCTCACCTACAGATCACGGTTCGCCTTCACCTCTGCAGCGCGTCAACTGGAACAGCTCGGCGTCGAGCCGCACGTCGAAGCCGTCGTGGAGAGCTTTCTGGCGATGCCGTTGTTCATCGCCGGCACCCGCCGAGTGGGAATGGTCCAACGCGCACTCCTGCCGATCGCGATGCGCGCGGCAGCTGTGCGCGAAGTGCAGATGCCCTTCGAGGCGACGCCGCTGGTGAGCGCGCTGTGGTGGCATCCTGTGCATGCCCGGGATCCGGAGCACGTCTGGATGCGTTCCGTGTTCGAACAAGCCGGCGCCGAACTGTCCGAGTCCCTCAACGGGTGA
- a CDS encoding ABC transporter substrate-binding protein has translation MMNSTIRVASRLAAVVAATALVLTGCTARGATPDASGGGDDKAPIVIGASWPQSGPLGAVAPGLAGLETYIEQTNAEGGIDGRQIELVTADDAYDPARLVENERKFVEKDGAVAVVNFGGISIAGRDYLQQKGVAGISLAGNSPLSDIENFPLQRAFWPDVAWEGQLQANWLTAEHPDAVVGYVGFNNDLSESQTAGLAAGGVVPAKTALVAPGTADLSAQVSEFQSAGVDTLIINIGAPTVGAVLAYIHQIGWKPTVILGSTTSDFTTAINQAGPEAVKGAHAFKWFMDPSDPRFAEDEDFLAYSEAMTEYGHEAEISDALALNGYGLGAAIVEALRNAESLDSEGIIAAWDDFSDVENPLLLPGIVFDSGPFGRIAFQFELNEFDGASWQPVGGVIDVRDEGIVE, from the coding sequence ATGATGAATTCCACGATCCGCGTCGCATCGCGCCTGGCAGCGGTGGTCGCAGCCACAGCCCTCGTGCTCACCGGCTGCACCGCCCGCGGCGCCACCCCGGACGCCTCGGGCGGAGGCGACGACAAGGCCCCGATCGTGATCGGTGCGAGCTGGCCGCAGAGCGGTCCGCTCGGTGCCGTCGCGCCGGGGTTGGCGGGTCTCGAGACATACATCGAGCAGACCAATGCCGAAGGCGGCATCGACGGGCGGCAGATCGAGCTCGTCACCGCAGACGACGCCTACGACCCCGCGCGACTCGTCGAGAACGAGCGCAAGTTCGTCGAGAAGGACGGCGCCGTCGCCGTCGTGAACTTCGGCGGCATCTCCATCGCCGGTCGCGACTACCTGCAGCAGAAGGGCGTGGCCGGCATCTCGCTTGCGGGCAACAGCCCGCTCAGCGACATCGAGAACTTCCCGTTGCAGCGGGCGTTCTGGCCCGACGTAGCCTGGGAGGGGCAGCTTCAGGCGAACTGGTTGACGGCGGAGCATCCGGATGCGGTCGTCGGCTACGTGGGCTTCAACAACGACCTCAGCGAGAGCCAGACCGCCGGCCTCGCGGCAGGCGGGGTCGTTCCTGCCAAGACCGCTCTGGTCGCTCCGGGCACGGCCGATCTCAGCGCCCAGGTGAGCGAGTTTCAGTCCGCAGGCGTCGACACACTCATCATCAACATCGGCGCACCGACCGTCGGTGCGGTGCTCGCCTACATCCACCAGATCGGCTGGAAGCCGACCGTGATACTGGGCTCGACGACGTCAGACTTCACCACGGCCATCAACCAGGCGGGTCCGGAGGCAGTGAAGGGAGCGCACGCGTTCAAGTGGTTCATGGATCCTTCAGACCCCCGGTTCGCCGAGGACGAGGACTTCCTCGCGTACTCCGAAGCGATGACCGAGTACGGACATGAGGCCGAGATCAGCGATGCGCTCGCCCTCAACGGCTACGGTCTCGGGGCGGCGATCGTCGAGGCGCTGCGCAATGCGGAGTCGCTCGACAGCGAGGGGATCATCGCCGCCTGGGACGACTTCTCCGATGTCGAGAACCCGCTGCTGCTGCCGGGGATCGTGTTCGACTCCGGACCGTTCGGTCGGATCGCGTTCCAGTTCGAGCTCAATGAATTCGATGGCGCGAGTTGGCAGCCGGTCGGCGGCGTCATCGACGTCCGGGATGAAGGGATTGTCGAGTAG
- a CDS encoding branched-chain amino acid ABC transporter permease, with the protein MTTILHWLPRIATGVAIVIAVSIPFLVTDYDLFAMSRVLAVALGVISLNLLMGFSGQISLGQGAIFGIGGYASMLVIRHLEWPVALALVAAVVVCAIVGAIIGLPGVRLGGFNLGLLTIVIAALFPIVLYRLPDFTGGQAGITLSGGGLFSPTGALTDAQWIYLVLLVVLLLSILGVRNLVSRRIGRALAAVRANPILAASVGVETDRLKLALFVISSAVAGLGGALYALVLGLVVPESYPLVFSITLLVASVVGGNRSWWGAIIGAVVIVYLPTWFSEAVPGDTSAYLAQLVFAVVLGACIIIAPSGAAGLIGRGYRALARTATRDIPSTREETQ; encoded by the coding sequence ATGACCACCATCCTCCACTGGCTGCCCCGCATCGCCACGGGCGTCGCGATCGTGATCGCCGTGAGCATCCCGTTCCTGGTCACCGACTACGACCTTTTCGCGATGAGCCGCGTGCTCGCGGTCGCACTCGGTGTCATCAGCCTCAACCTGCTGATGGGCTTCTCCGGCCAGATCAGTCTCGGCCAGGGAGCCATCTTCGGCATCGGCGGGTATGCGTCGATGCTGGTCATCCGCCACCTGGAATGGCCGGTCGCGCTCGCGCTCGTCGCCGCAGTCGTGGTGTGTGCGATCGTCGGTGCGATCATCGGGCTGCCCGGCGTCCGACTCGGCGGCTTCAACCTCGGACTCCTCACGATCGTCATCGCCGCACTGTTCCCGATCGTGCTCTACCGTCTCCCGGACTTCACCGGAGGGCAGGCGGGAATCACGCTCAGCGGGGGAGGACTCTTCTCGCCCACGGGCGCTCTGACGGACGCGCAGTGGATCTACCTCGTGCTGCTCGTGGTGCTGCTGCTGAGCATTCTGGGTGTGCGCAACCTGGTCTCACGGCGTATCGGCCGCGCGCTCGCCGCGGTGCGTGCGAACCCGATCCTGGCGGCATCCGTCGGCGTCGAGACCGACCGACTCAAGCTCGCGCTCTTCGTGATCAGCTCCGCCGTCGCGGGCCTGGGCGGCGCGCTGTATGCGCTGGTGCTCGGCTTGGTCGTGCCGGAGTCCTACCCGCTGGTGTTCTCGATCACCCTCCTCGTCGCCTCCGTCGTCGGCGGAAACCGGTCGTGGTGGGGCGCGATCATCGGCGCGGTCGTGATCGTCTACCTGCCGACCTGGTTCAGCGAGGCGGTTCCGGGTGACACCTCGGCGTACCTGGCGCAGCTCGTCTTCGCCGTCGTGCTCGGCGCCTGCATCATCATCGCTCCCAGCGGCGCCGCCGGACTGATCGGTCGCGGATACCGCGCCCTCGCACGTACTGCAACTCGTGATATACCCAGCACCCGAGAGGAAACTCAATGA
- a CDS encoding branched-chain amino acid ABC transporter permease has product MIEFLQIALDGLTTGVVFAALALAISVIFQGTGMLNLAQGEMAVLAAYVAYTALLAGWPAWLAIPFAIVVSALIGALLYFGVVRWVDRRNQTALTTLGVTLLLGINAVVSMIWGTDPRNFPNPFGSWVLQFGGLRLTSQQVGGLILVAAVMGAMALLFTRTTFGLRLRAVAQNQHSAALLGLNAGIWLAAGWAAASAVGTVAGVVAAPSLGLSPAMMTVPLLMGLAATNLGGITSRIGVVVGGLLIGLLTAIGGRYVPGLGGDLNVLLAFTVVIAVVFFKPAGLFGRESTVRA; this is encoded by the coding sequence ATGATCGAGTTCCTGCAGATCGCCCTCGACGGCCTGACGACCGGCGTGGTCTTCGCCGCCCTCGCGCTCGCGATCAGCGTCATCTTCCAGGGCACTGGGATGCTGAATCTCGCGCAGGGCGAGATGGCGGTGCTCGCGGCCTATGTCGCCTACACGGCGCTGCTCGCAGGTTGGCCCGCCTGGCTGGCGATCCCGTTCGCGATCGTCGTGTCGGCGCTCATCGGCGCGCTTCTCTACTTCGGGGTGGTGCGCTGGGTCGACCGGCGGAATCAGACCGCGCTCACGACCCTTGGCGTCACGCTGCTACTCGGGATCAATGCCGTCGTCAGCATGATCTGGGGCACCGATCCGCGCAACTTCCCGAACCCGTTCGGCAGCTGGGTGCTGCAGTTCGGTGGACTCCGGCTCACCAGTCAACAGGTCGGCGGACTGATCCTCGTCGCGGCCGTGATGGGCGCGATGGCGCTCCTGTTCACCCGCACCACCTTCGGCCTGCGCCTCCGAGCTGTCGCACAGAATCAACACTCCGCGGCGCTGCTCGGACTCAACGCGGGTATATGGCTCGCGGCGGGCTGGGCGGCCGCGAGCGCCGTCGGAACCGTCGCCGGCGTCGTCGCGGCGCCCTCGCTCGGACTATCCCCGGCGATGATGACCGTCCCCCTGCTGATGGGACTCGCGGCCACCAACCTCGGCGGCATCACCAGCCGCATCGGCGTCGTGGTCGGCGGCCTGCTGATCGGTCTGCTGACGGCGATCGGCGGCCGCTACGTCCCAGGGCTCGGTGGCGACCTCAACGTACTGCTCGCCTTCACCGTGGTGATCGCGGTCGTCTTCTTCAAGCCCGCCGGGCTCTTCGGACGCGAAAGCACGGTGCGCGCATGA
- a CDS encoding ABC transporter ATP-binding protein, with the protein MSLLSLRGVTAAYGRVEVLHEIDLTVDEGSIVAILGPNGAGKTSLLRAISRTVSVRGSRSFDGTDLNRLRTAQIARLGIGHVPEGRGTFSDFTVEENLRLGSIGRPSARRSLAASDLQRVYRTFPILEEFRKRPAGALSGGQAQMLAVGRALLARPRLLLVDEPSLGLAPLTTKELFAQFVALRDEWELTILLAEQNARLSLEVADRVVLLSRGRVVHDGPAAEYHSTDALHAHYFGGSDDGARGTDTREVS; encoded by the coding sequence ATGAGCCTTCTCTCGCTACGCGGAGTGACCGCAGCCTATGGGCGCGTCGAGGTGCTGCACGAGATCGACCTCACGGTCGACGAGGGCAGCATCGTGGCGATCCTCGGCCCCAACGGCGCCGGCAAGACCTCCCTGCTGCGTGCGATCAGCCGGACGGTCTCGGTGCGAGGCAGCCGAAGCTTCGACGGCACCGATCTCAACCGCCTGCGTACCGCGCAGATCGCCCGGCTCGGCATCGGCCACGTGCCGGAGGGACGCGGCACGTTCTCCGACTTCACGGTCGAGGAGAACCTGCGCCTCGGCAGCATCGGGCGACCTTCGGCGCGACGGTCGCTTGCGGCATCCGATCTCCAACGTGTCTACCGGACCTTCCCGATCCTCGAGGAGTTCCGCAAGCGGCCGGCCGGGGCGCTCTCCGGCGGCCAGGCGCAGATGCTCGCGGTCGGCAGGGCGCTGCTCGCGCGTCCGCGGCTGCTCCTGGTCGATGAACCCTCGCTGGGGCTCGCCCCACTCACCACGAAGGAGCTCTTCGCCCAGTTCGTGGCGCTGCGTGACGAATGGGAGTTGACGATTCTGCTCGCTGAGCAGAACGCCCGCCTTTCGCTCGAGGTCGCCGATCGCGTCGTGCTGCTCAGCAGAGGTCGCGTCGTCCACGACGGGCCGGCGGCCGAGTATCACTCGACGGACGCTCTGCACGCGCACTACTTCGGGGGTAGTGACGACGGTGCACGAGGAACAGACACACGGGAGGTGTCATGA
- a CDS encoding ABC transporter ATP-binding protein: MNNAHTPAPPALRLTGVRIGFRGVRALDAVTFDVPAGGVSAVIGPNGAGKTTLFNCISGIYRHEGTIALHGEQLDVLRAFRRAKAGIARTFQTPALIDDADVLSNVMLGTHVRTGAGLLSHVLRTPGSGREEKLATEWARDVIDRVGLSAHALTPAGALAHGDRRRIEIARALVSNPTLLMLDEPAAGLSEDESAALMDLIVAHGTRSGMTCVLVEHDVALVMKYAQTIAVLDAGRLLAHGTAEEIRRNPDVIAAYLGTDVETGDVETGHLEAGAA, encoded by the coding sequence ATGAACAACGCGCACACACCTGCGCCACCCGCGCTCCGCCTCACAGGCGTCCGCATCGGCTTCCGCGGTGTCAGGGCACTGGATGCCGTGACGTTCGATGTTCCGGCGGGCGGCGTCAGCGCCGTGATCGGGCCGAACGGTGCGGGAAAGACCACACTGTTCAACTGCATCAGCGGCATCTACCGGCACGAGGGCACGATCGCGCTGCACGGCGAGCAGCTGGACGTACTGCGCGCTTTCCGTCGTGCCAAGGCCGGGATCGCCCGCACCTTCCAGACCCCCGCCCTCATCGACGACGCCGACGTGCTGAGCAACGTGATGCTGGGCACGCATGTGCGTACGGGGGCCGGGTTGCTCAGCCACGTCCTGCGCACGCCGGGCAGCGGCCGCGAGGAGAAGCTCGCGACCGAGTGGGCGAGAGACGTCATCGACCGGGTCGGTCTTTCCGCGCATGCCCTGACCCCGGCTGGTGCACTGGCGCACGGCGACCGACGCCGCATCGAGATCGCCCGCGCGCTGGTCTCGAACCCGACCCTGCTCATGCTCGATGAGCCGGCGGCGGGCCTCAGCGAAGACGAGTCGGCGGCGCTGATGGACCTGATCGTGGCTCACGGCACGAGATCGGGAATGACGTGTGTGCTCGTCGAGCACGATGTCGCGCTGGTGATGAAGTACGCCCAGACGATCGCGGTGCTGGATGCCGGGCGCCTCCTCGCTCACGGCACCGCTGAGGAAATCCGGCGGAACCCCGACGTCATCGCCGCCTATCTGGGAACCGATGTCGAAACCGGTGACGTCGAGACGGGCCATCTCGAGGCGGGCGCCGCATGA
- a CDS encoding thiolase family protein yields the protein MTASFVYDALRTPFGRAGGALSGIRPDDLAAVTLRAIVDRTRIDPGRIDDVLLGDANQAGEDNRDVARFAALLAGFPTTVPGATVNRLCGSSLEAVIQGSRAIETGDADIVLAGGVESMSRAPFVVEKSPKPWPAVGNQTMWNTAIGWRMTNPALPKEWTISNGESAEKLATIFGIRREEQDAFALRSHRRAAQAWADGVFDGEIVGVPGAGLSRDEGIRDDTTLEKLGGLRALFAADGTVTAGNSSPITDGASAVLLGGEGAIDGEPLARIAGRGVFGNDPDVFGIAPVEAANRALARAGRTWGDVDLVELNEAFASQSLACLAGWPELDPERLNVHGGAIAIGHPLGASGARILARAAHELRRRGGGVAVVALCIGVGQGLALVLER from the coding sequence GTGACCGCCTCCTTCGTCTACGACGCCCTGCGCACGCCCTTCGGACGTGCAGGCGGGGCTCTGTCTGGCATCCGCCCGGACGATCTCGCGGCCGTGACGCTCCGGGCGATCGTCGACCGTACCAGGATCGATCCGGGGCGCATCGACGACGTGCTGCTCGGCGACGCCAATCAGGCAGGGGAGGACAATCGCGACGTGGCCCGGTTCGCCGCGCTGCTCGCAGGATTCCCGACGACCGTGCCCGGAGCCACGGTGAACCGGCTGTGCGGCTCGAGTCTGGAGGCGGTGATCCAGGGCTCTCGAGCGATCGAGACGGGTGACGCTGACATCGTGCTCGCCGGCGGGGTGGAATCGATGAGCCGGGCTCCGTTCGTCGTCGAGAAGTCGCCGAAGCCGTGGCCGGCGGTGGGCAATCAGACGATGTGGAACACCGCGATCGGCTGGCGGATGACCAATCCCGCCCTCCCGAAGGAGTGGACGATCTCGAACGGGGAGTCGGCCGAGAAGCTGGCCACGATCTTCGGGATCCGGCGGGAGGAGCAGGATGCGTTTGCGCTCCGCAGCCACCGGCGAGCCGCTCAGGCGTGGGCCGATGGCGTGTTCGACGGCGAGATCGTCGGGGTTCCCGGTGCCGGCCTCTCGCGCGACGAGGGCATCCGCGACGACACGACGCTCGAGAAGCTCGGTGGCCTGCGGGCGCTCTTCGCCGCGGACGGGACGGTGACGGCGGGCAACTCCTCGCCGATCACCGACGGGGCATCCGCCGTGCTGCTCGGAGGAGAAGGAGCGATCGACGGCGAGCCGCTCGCCCGCATCGCCGGGCGGGGCGTATTCGGCAATGATCCCGACGTGTTCGGAATCGCGCCCGTCGAGGCGGCGAACCGCGCGCTCGCCCGCGCCGGCCGAACGTGGGGCGATGTCGATCTCGTGGAGCTCAACGAGGCGTTCGCGTCGCAGTCGCTCGCCTGCCTGGCCGGCTGGCCGGAGCTCGATCCCGAGCGCCTCAACGTGCACGGCGGAGCGATCGCGATCGGCCATCCCCTCGGCGCGTCGGGCGCGCGGATCCTCGCGCGTGCAGCGCACGAGCTGCGGCGTCGCGGCGGGGGTGTGGCGGTCGTCGCCCTATGCATCGGCGTGGGGCAGGGGCTCGCGCTCGTCCTCGAGCGATAG
- a CDS encoding 3-oxoacid CoA-transferase subunit B, giving the protein MTTRITRDDLAARIAADIPEGAVVNLGIGAPTLVANFLPAELEIILHTENGLLGMGPAPEAGRIDPDLINAGKQPVTALAGAAYFHHADSFAMMRGGHLDVCVLGAFQVAQNGDLANWSTGAPGAIPAVGGAMDLAIGAKQVFVMTDLLAKDGSSKLVDECTYPLTGVGCVTRVYTDHAVFDVVDGRFVVREAFGANTVAALSSLTGLDLS; this is encoded by the coding sequence ATGACCACCCGGATCACGCGTGACGACCTGGCGGCACGCATCGCGGCGGATATCCCGGAGGGCGCGGTCGTCAACCTCGGCATCGGTGCGCCGACACTGGTCGCGAACTTCCTGCCGGCGGAGCTCGAGATCATCCTGCACACCGAGAACGGCCTGCTCGGCATGGGGCCGGCGCCCGAAGCCGGCCGGATCGACCCGGACCTCATCAACGCGGGGAAGCAGCCGGTGACGGCGCTGGCCGGGGCGGCGTACTTCCACCACGCCGACTCGTTCGCGATGATGCGCGGCGGGCACCTCGACGTCTGCGTGCTCGGAGCATTCCAGGTCGCTCAGAACGGCGACCTCGCGAACTGGTCGACCGGCGCACCCGGCGCGATCCCCGCTGTCGGGGGTGCGATGGATCTCGCGATCGGAGCGAAGCAGGTGTTCGTGATGACCGATCTGCTCGCCAAAGACGGGTCGTCCAAGCTCGTCGACGAGTGCACATACCCTCTCACCGGGGTCGGGTGCGTCACACGCGTCTACACCGATCACGCGGTCTTCGACGTCGTGGACGGGCGCTTCGTCGTCCGCGAGGCGTTCGGAGCAAACACTGTCGCTGCGCTGAGCTCGCTGACCGGATTGGATCTCTCGTGA
- a CDS encoding 3-oxoacid CoA-transferase subunit A — MIDKTVQDAAAAVAGIRDGSTVMIGGFGRAGQPVELIDALIAQGADDLTIVANNAGNGDTGLAALLAERRVRKIMCSFPRQHDSWVFDGLYRADEIELEIVPQGNLAERIRAAGAGIGAFFSPTGVGTDLAEGKEERVIEGRRYVLEYPIAADVALISACAADRWGNLVYRETARNFGPVMASAAAITVVQVDEVVPLGSIDPETVVTPGLFVDRVVAVGRRPWLGDDGFIGGVDIEGRPIERAAEDGEVLR; from the coding sequence ATGATCGACAAGACCGTACAGGATGCCGCGGCGGCCGTGGCGGGGATAAGAGACGGATCGACCGTGATGATCGGCGGATTCGGCCGCGCCGGACAGCCGGTCGAACTGATCGACGCGCTCATCGCTCAGGGGGCAGATGACCTCACCATCGTCGCCAACAACGCAGGCAACGGCGACACTGGCCTCGCCGCGCTGCTCGCTGAGCGTCGGGTGCGCAAGATCATGTGCTCTTTCCCCCGGCAGCACGACTCGTGGGTGTTCGACGGTCTCTACCGGGCGGACGAGATCGAGCTCGAGATCGTGCCGCAGGGCAACCTCGCCGAACGCATCCGTGCCGCGGGCGCCGGCATCGGCGCCTTCTTCTCTCCGACCGGAGTCGGCACCGATCTCGCCGAAGGCAAGGAGGAGCGGGTGATCGAGGGGAGGCGGTATGTGCTCGAGTACCCGATCGCCGCGGACGTCGCGCTGATCAGCGCCTGCGCGGCCGACCGATGGGGCAACCTCGTCTACCGCGAGACCGCACGCAACTTCGGTCCGGTGATGGCCTCGGCCGCCGCCATCACGGTCGTACAGGTCGATGAGGTTGTGCCCCTCGGGTCGATCGATCCCGAGACGGTCGTGACTCCTGGGCTGTTCGTCGACCGTGTCGTGGCCGTCGGGCGGCGGCCCTGGCTCGGCGATGACGGCTTCATCGGAGGCGTGGACATCGAGGGGCGACCGATCGAGCGTGCTGCGGAAGACGGCGAGGTCTTGCGATGA
- the pcaC gene encoding 4-carboxymuconolactone decarboxylase: protein MTGLTDDERREQGFAVRREVLSDAHVDRAIAATTDLNADFQDFITRVAWGDVWSRPALDRRSRSIAVLSSLIALGHHEELAMHLRAAVRNGLTIDEIREVILQSAIYSGVPAANTAFRIASDVFGPDCGDNES from the coding sequence ATGACGGGTCTCACCGACGACGAACGACGTGAACAGGGGTTCGCCGTCCGCAGAGAGGTGCTCTCCGATGCGCATGTCGACCGCGCGATCGCGGCGACGACGGACCTCAACGCCGACTTCCAGGACTTCATCACGCGCGTCGCATGGGGCGATGTCTGGTCGCGACCGGCACTCGATCGGCGCTCTCGATCCATCGCGGTGCTCTCCTCGCTGATCGCGCTCGGTCACCATGAGGAGCTCGCGATGCACCTGCGAGCCGCCGTCCGCAACGGCCTCACGATCGACGAGATCCGCGAGGTGATCCTTCAGTCGGCGATCTACTCGGGCGTGCCCGCAGCCAACACAGCGTTCCGCATCGCGAGCGACGTGTTCGGCCCCGACTGCGGCGACAACGAATCATGA